One window from the genome of Solea solea chromosome 2, fSolSol10.1, whole genome shotgun sequence encodes:
- the tmem41aa gene encoding transmembrane protein 41A-A, with protein sequence MRSLLGLITVVLAASLYLYTLSLYLPAGPRRSHPPSSDREHVDTAESPDSTEGASRLKFPSDLEELRELAELLQFYKAEHTGYVLLLFCSAYLYKQSFAIPGSSFLNILAGAIFGPYEGLVLACVLTTVGATMCYLLSQAFGKQYIVNFFPDKVSTLQKKVEENKDCLFFFLLFLRVFPMTPNWFLNISAPIVNIPITYFFCSVFIGLLPYNFIGVQTGVMLSEVPSLDDLFSWQRLLQLLAIACVALLPGALIRRYSRRHLKLDVPSQNGVITEKKVQ encoded by the exons ATGCGCTCACTCCTCGGACTTATCACCGTTGTTCTTGCAGCCAGTCTGTATCTGTATACACTGTCCCTGTACCTGCCCGCTGGACCCCGGCGGTCTCATCCTCCCTCTTCCGACAGAGAGCATGTGGACACGGCGGAGTCCCCAGATAGCACCGAGGGAGCCAGCAG GTTGAAGTTCCCCTCAGACTTGGAGGAGCTGAGGGAACTCGCTGAGCTCCTGCAGTTTTATAAGGCAGAGCACACTGGATATGTCCTGCTCCTCTTTTGTAGTGCTTATCTGTACAAGCAGTCTTTTGCCATTCCTGGATCCTCATTCCTG AATATTCTAGCAGGAGCTATATTTGGACCTTATGAAGGACTGGTGCTAGCCTGTGTGCTAACTACTGTGGGCGCCACCATGTGCTACCTCCTGTCACAGGCCTTTGGGAAACAGTACATTGTGAACTTCTTCCCTGATAAAGTTTCCACGCTGCAGAAGAAG GTTGAAGAGAATAAGGACTGCctgttcttctttctgctcttcCTGAGAGTCTTTCCCATGACGCCTAACTGGTTTCTGAACATTTCTGCCCCAATTGTAAACATCCCCATCACCTACTTCTTCTGCTCAGTCTTCATTG GTCTTCTGCCGTACAACTTCATCGGTGTCCAGACGGGCGTCATGCTGTCTGAGGTGCCTTCGCTGGACGACTTGTTCTCCTGGCAgcggctgctgcagctgctggccATCGCCTGCGTGGCTCTGCTACCCGGCGCCCTCATCCGCCGCTACAGTCGGAGACATCTCAAGCTGGATGTGCCGTCACAGAACGGAGTCATTACAGAGAAAAAGGTCCAGTGA